In Spirochaeta thermophila DSM 6578, the following proteins share a genomic window:
- a CDS encoding phosphoglycerate dehydrogenase, with product MFKIQTLNKISPKGLEIFPRDLYEVASEFTHPDAILVRSADMNQMEIPPSVLAIARAGAGVNNIPVERCTERGIVVFNTPGANANSVKELVIAGLLIASRKIIRAVEWVRSIADEGDRVSELVEKEKSRFTGPEIKGKKLGVIGLGSIGVMVANAAVALEMEVIGYDPYISVEAAWGLSSKVQRAETLEKLIREADYITLHVPLNDDTRGMLNYEKFRMMKRGVKILNFARGGLVNNRDILKAIEEGIVDRYVTDFPEADLLQCENVIPIPHLGASTPEAEENCAIMAVQQLRDFLERGNIRNSVNFPTCQLDISGDTRILIANRNIPDMVRQITGVLGSAHINISDMINKHKGNIAYNIIDVDGDIPSEATEQLSQIEGVIMVRVLRPKEFSPLDR from the coding sequence ATGTTCAAGATCCAGACGCTCAACAAGATCTCTCCCAAGGGGCTCGAGATCTTCCCGCGCGACCTCTACGAGGTGGCCTCAGAGTTCACCCACCCGGACGCCATACTGGTGCGGAGTGCGGATATGAACCAGATGGAAATCCCTCCCTCGGTGCTCGCCATCGCACGGGCAGGGGCCGGGGTGAACAACATCCCCGTGGAGAGGTGTACCGAACGGGGAATCGTGGTCTTCAACACACCGGGCGCCAATGCGAACAGCGTGAAGGAGCTCGTGATCGCGGGCCTGCTCATCGCCTCGCGCAAGATCATCAGGGCCGTGGAGTGGGTGCGCTCGATCGCGGATGAGGGCGACAGGGTGTCCGAGCTGGTGGAGAAGGAGAAATCACGGTTCACGGGGCCCGAGATCAAGGGCAAGAAGCTGGGGGTGATCGGGCTCGGTTCCATCGGTGTGATGGTGGCGAACGCGGCCGTGGCCCTCGAGATGGAGGTGATAGGATACGATCCCTATATCTCGGTGGAGGCGGCCTGGGGCCTCTCGAGCAAGGTGCAGCGGGCCGAGACCCTGGAGAAGCTCATCAGGGAGGCGGACTACATCACCCTCCACGTGCCGCTCAACGACGACACCCGAGGCATGCTCAACTACGAGAAGTTCCGCATGATGAAGCGTGGGGTGAAAATCCTCAATTTCGCCCGCGGGGGTCTGGTGAACAACAGGGACATCCTCAAGGCCATCGAAGAGGGGATCGTGGACCGCTATGTCACCGACTTCCCCGAAGCAGACCTCCTCCAGTGCGAGAACGTGATCCCTATTCCCCACCTGGGTGCCTCCACGCCCGAGGCCGAGGAAAACTGCGCCATCATGGCGGTACAGCAACTCAGGGACTTCCTCGAGCGAGGCAACATCAGGAACTCGGTGAACTTCCCCACGTGCCAACTTGACATAAGCGGCGATACGCGCATCCTCATCGCCAACCGGAACATCCCCGACATGGTGAGGCAGATCACCGGCGTGCTGGGCAGCGCACACATCAACATCAGCGACATGATCAACAAACACAAGGGGAACATCGCCTACAACATCATCGACGTGGACGGCGATATCCCGAGCGAGGCGACCGAGCAACTCTCTCAGATCGAGGGGGTGATCATGGTGCGGGTACTGAGGCCGAAGGAATTCTCACCTCTGGACAGATGA
- the serC gene encoding 3-phosphoserine/phosphohydroxythreonine transaminase, whose product MTGERVYNFSAGPSVLPEEVLKKASDEMLNYRGSGMSVMEMSHRSRIFEKIIGEAEERLRRLMDIPDDYAVLFLQGGASLQFAMVPMNLMGRTGRAGYIDTGHWSSRAIKEAGLFGEVEVLASSADRGYTYIPAMSPIPEGLSYVHITTNNTIYGTRYTSLPDTGDIPLVADASSNILSEPVDIRKFGIYYAGAQKNLGPAGVTVVIIRKDLAGGHLPKTPTMLRYDIHVEKRSLYNTPPCYAIYMVGLVLEWVEAQGGVQTIYAQNQEKAELLYWFLDQSDLFSTMVEPAYRSLTNVPFFLPSEELTQTFLKEAEAQGLVNLKGHRSVGGLRASIYNAMPKEGVEALVAFMKDFERRYGRRR is encoded by the coding sequence ATGACAGGAGAGCGTGTGTACAACTTCTCTGCAGGGCCTTCAGTGCTCCCTGAGGAGGTGTTAAAGAAGGCATCTGATGAGATGCTTAACTACAGAGGCTCGGGCATGTCCGTGATGGAGATGTCACATCGCTCCAGGATTTTTGAGAAGATCATAGGTGAAGCCGAGGAGCGGCTTCGCAGGCTCATGGACATACCCGACGACTACGCGGTGCTCTTCCTTCAAGGCGGGGCCTCGCTCCAGTTCGCCATGGTGCCCATGAATCTCATGGGTCGCACGGGCAGGGCCGGCTACATCGATACGGGTCACTGGTCGAGCCGCGCGATCAAGGAGGCAGGGCTCTTCGGCGAGGTGGAGGTGCTCGCCTCCTCTGCCGACAGAGGGTACACCTATATCCCTGCGATGTCCCCCATCCCCGAAGGTCTCTCCTATGTGCACATCACCACCAACAACACCATCTACGGCACGAGGTACACCTCTCTTCCCGACACAGGGGATATTCCTTTGGTGGCCGACGCTTCGTCCAACATCCTCTCAGAGCCTGTGGACATACGGAAGTTCGGCATCTACTACGCAGGGGCGCAGAAGAACCTGGGCCCCGCAGGGGTGACCGTGGTGATCATCCGCAAGGATCTTGCAGGAGGGCACCTGCCGAAGACTCCCACCATGCTCAGGTATGATATTCACGTGGAGAAACGATCGCTCTACAACACACCGCCGTGCTATGCCATCTACATGGTGGGCCTGGTACTGGAGTGGGTGGAAGCCCAGGGCGGCGTGCAGACCATCTATGCGCAAAACCAGGAGAAGGCCGAGCTTCTCTACTGGTTCCTGGATCAGTCGGATCTCTTCTCCACCATGGTGGAGCCGGCCTACCGGTCGCTCACGAACGTGCCTTTTTTCCTCCCCTCTGAAGAGCTCACACAGACCTTTCTCAAAGAGGCGGAAGCGCAGGGCCTGGTGAACCTCAAAGGGCACAGGAGTGTAGGGGGGCTGAGGGCGAGCATCTACAATGCCATGCCCAAAGAAGGGGTGGAGGCCCTGGTGGCCTTCATGAAGGACTTCGAACGACGGTATGGAAGGAGGAGGTGA
- a CDS encoding redox-sensing transcriptional repressor Rex, which translates to MKKITNTPPSLPLPTLERLSALYSVLESAATSGVARLSSRELGRLLGYPAHLVRKDISLLLKYGNSHEGPGEGHRGYAVEGLLALLSRALGLTSKRRACIVGLGRLGTALLHYSEESFPEYEVVAGFDSNTNRLELISTRIPLYPAFRIPEVVMREEIEVGILAVPPEAVETTVERLKAGGIRGLINFTSRPLPPSEGVWVRTISLRAEMRVLSALLTAGNPSQKGDIT; encoded by the coding sequence GTGAAAAAAATCACAAATACTCCACCATCCCTCCCCCTCCCCACGCTGGAACGGCTCTCGGCTCTCTACAGTGTGCTGGAGAGTGCAGCCACATCGGGCGTAGCTCGCCTCTCATCACGAGAGCTCGGCAGGCTTCTGGGCTACCCGGCTCACCTTGTGCGCAAGGATATAAGCCTTCTCCTTAAATACGGGAATAGCCACGAGGGGCCCGGCGAAGGTCACAGAGGATATGCGGTGGAGGGCCTCCTTGCCCTTCTCTCTCGCGCATTAGGGCTCACGAGTAAGAGACGGGCGTGTATCGTGGGGCTCGGGCGACTTGGGACCGCTCTCCTCCACTACAGCGAAGAGTCCTTCCCGGAGTATGAGGTGGTGGCAGGGTTTGACAGCAACACCAACCGGCTTGAACTCATCTCAACCCGCATCCCTCTCTACCCTGCCTTCAGGATTCCAGAGGTGGTCATGCGGGAGGAGATAGAGGTGGGCATCCTTGCCGTGCCTCCTGAGGCCGTGGAGACCACGGTAGAACGCCTCAAGGCAGGGGGGATACGCGGCCTTATCAACTTCACCTCCCGCCCCCTTCCCCCCTCCGAAGGGGTATGGGTGCGTACCATATCGCTCCGCGCAGAGATGCGCGTGCTCTCTGCCCTCCTTACGGCGGGCAACCCCTCACAGAAAGGAGATATAACATGA